In Quercus lobata isolate SW786 unplaced genomic scaffold, ValleyOak3.0 Primary Assembly Scq3eQI_73, whole genome shotgun sequence, a single window of DNA contains:
- the LOC115972789 gene encoding cysteine-rich PDZ-binding protein-like: protein MVCEKCEKKLTKVIVPDKWKAGASNTTEGGGRKINENKLLSKKSRWTPYGNTKCIICKQQVHQEAKYCHTCAYSKGVCAMCGKQVLDTKIYKQSNV, encoded by the exons ATGGTGTGCGAGAAGT gTGAGAAGAAGCTAACGAAGGTGATAGTACCAGACAAGTGGAAAGCAGGTGCAAGCAACACCACTGAAGGCGGTGGCCGCAAGATCAACGAGAACAAGCTCCTCTCCAAAAAGagcag ATGGACTCCATACGGCAATACAAAATGCATCATATGCAAGCAACAAGTACACCAGGAAGCCAAGTACTGTCACACCTGTGCTTATTCGAAAG GAGTCTGTGCAATGTGCGGTAAGCAAGTACTTGACACCAAGATTTACAAACAGAGCAATGTATGA
- the LOC115972797 gene encoding MYB-like transcription factor ETC1: MADSEHSSSNETFTDTQEETSEATKLEFSEDEETLIIRMFNLVGERWALIAGRIPGRTAEEIEKYWTTRYSTSE, translated from the exons ATGGCCGACTCCGAACACTCTTCTTCCAATGAAACTTTTACAGACACTCAAG AGGAAACAAGTGAAGCGACCAAGCTCGAATTCTCTGAAGATGAGGAGACACTTATCATAAGGATGTTCAATCTTGTAGGAGAGAG GTGGGCTCTAATAGCTGGGAGGATCCCAGGAAGAACAGCCGAGGAAATTGAGAAGTACTGGACTACTAGATACTCAACAAGTGAATGA